A single window of Cygnus olor isolate bCygOlo1 chromosome 10, bCygOlo1.pri.v2, whole genome shotgun sequence DNA harbors:
- the BARX1 gene encoding homeobox protein BarH-like 1: protein MQHPLELGAAHYFPAEAFPDHRSHRYRSFMIEEILTDPPDAKGAAPAGELLKFGVQALLSARPYHNHLAVLKAEPAAVFKFPLAPLGCSGLSSALLAAGSGLQGGSASPHLPLELHLRGKLEPGPPEPGGKAKKGRRSRTVFTELQLMGLEKRFEKQKYLSTPDRIDLAESLGLSQLQVKTWYQNRRMKWKKIVLQGGGLESPTKPKGRPKKNSIPSSEQLSEQERARDAEKPPESLGSPAEVSQEE from the exons ATGCAGCACCCGCTGGAGCTGGGGGCCGCGCACTACTTCCCGGCCGAAGCCTTCCCCGACCACCGCTCGCACCGCTACCGCAGCTTCATGATCGAGGAGATCCTCACCGACCCCCCGGACGCCAAGGGCGCGGCGCCGGCCGGGGAGCTCCTCAAATTCGGGGTGCAGGCGCTGCTCTCGGCCCGGCCCTACCACAACCACCTAG CCGTGCTGAAGGCGGAGCCGGCGGCCGTGTTCAAGTTCCCTCTGGCTCCCTtgggctgctcggggctgagcTCGGCGCTGCTGGCCGCCGGCTCGGGGCTGCAGGGCGGCTCCGCCTCGCCACATCTCCCGCTGGAGCTGCACCTCCGCGGTAAGCTGGAGCCGGGCCCCCCCGAGCCGGGCGGCAAGGCCAAGAAGGGGCGCCGCAGCCGCACCGTCTTCACCGAGCTGCAGCTCATGGGGCTGGAGAAGCGCTTCGAGAAGCAGAAATACCTCTCCACGCCCGACAG AATAGACCTGGCCGAATCGCTGGGGCTCAGCCAGCTCCAGGTGAAAACCTGGTACCAGAACAGGCGcatgaaatggaagaaaata gtgctgcaggggggCGGCCTGGAGTCCCCCACCAAACCCAAGGGCCGCCCCAAGAAGAACTCCATCCCCAGCAGCGAGCAGCTCTCGGAGCAGGAACGAGCCCGGGACGCCGAGAAGCCGCCCGAGAGCCTGGGCTCGCCGGCTGAGGTCAGCCAGGAGGAGTGa